From one Azospirillum sp. TSH100 genomic stretch:
- a CDS encoding twin-arginine translocation signal domain-containing protein, with protein MRVLDKRTRLNRRNFLKTSAASVAAAGAVSGGMVTIGATPAWAEGLTAIKPDAAKTLLVMVRDLYPHDRLGDAYYETALASMDQAAAKDATLAGQLNEGAVALDTAARKLRNAPYAAIKAEADRVAVLKSIETTPFFRKVRGDMVVALYNQPEVWAKLGYEGASAEYGGYIHRGFDDLDWIKDA; from the coding sequence ATGCGCGTTCTCGACAAACGGACACGGCTCAACAGGCGGAACTTTCTGAAGACGTCCGCCGCGTCAGTGGCGGCGGCCGGTGCGGTTTCCGGCGGTATGGTGACGATTGGCGCGACCCCGGCCTGGGCCGAGGGGTTGACCGCCATCAAGCCCGATGCTGCCAAGACCCTGCTGGTGATGGTACGCGACCTCTATCCGCACGACCGGCTGGGCGATGCCTATTACGAGACGGCGTTGGCCTCGATGGATCAGGCGGCGGCGAAGGACGCCACCCTGGCAGGCCAGCTGAACGAGGGGGCGGTGGCCCTCGACACCGCCGCGCGCAAGCTGCGCAACGCACCCTACGCCGCCATCAAGGCCGAGGCGGACCGTGTCGCCGTGCTGAAATCCATCGAGACCACGCCCTTCTTCCGCAAGGTCCGCGGCGACATGGTGGTCGCCCTCTACAACCAGCCGGAGGTGTGGGCGAAGCTCGGCTACGAAGGGGCGTCAGCCGAATATGGCGGCTACATCCATCGCGGCTTCGACGATCTGGACTGGATCAAGGACGCCTGA
- a CDS encoding VOC family protein, whose product MAKIIHMMVRVLDEQRSLDFYAGAFGLEPAERLGFDGFTLIYLRNAENDMELELTVNHDRTAPYTHGDGYGHMAVAVDDLDGEHARMSALGLPVTPVKEFAPGGTLLARFFFVTDPDGYKTEVLQRHGRYR is encoded by the coding sequence ATGGCAAAGATCATCCACATGATGGTGCGCGTCCTCGACGAACAGCGGTCGCTGGACTTCTACGCCGGGGCCTTCGGGCTGGAACCGGCCGAGCGGCTGGGCTTCGACGGCTTCACGCTGATCTACCTGCGCAACGCCGAGAACGACATGGAGTTGGAGCTGACCGTCAACCACGACCGGACCGCGCCCTACACCCACGGCGACGGCTACGGCCACATGGCGGTGGCGGTGGACGATCTGGACGGCGAGCACGCCCGGATGTCGGCCCTGGGCCTCCCGGTGACCCCGGTGAAGGAGTTCGCCCCCGGCGGCACCCTGCTGGCCCGCTTCTTCTTCGTCACCGATCCGGACGGCTACAAGACCGAGGTCCTGCAACGCCACGGCCGCTACCGCTGA
- a CDS encoding cytochrome c family protein, whose translation MHARMSPHRWVMLLLLLSIPFSPFMRKSAAADGETLFRQQCGTCHSVKKDDGPRAGPPLYGVIGRKAGSVNGFDYSDALRGAGFAWDAGHLENWLTNSNQFVPGSYMNYHQDDGAIRKSIVQFLETSAKR comes from the coding sequence ATGCACGCGAGGATGTCGCCGCACCGCTGGGTGATGTTGCTGCTCCTTCTGTCCATTCCTTTTTCGCCCTTCATGCGGAAATCGGCGGCCGCGGATGGCGAGACGCTGTTCCGCCAGCAATGTGGAACCTGCCATTCGGTGAAGAAGGACGACGGGCCGCGCGCCGGGCCGCCGCTCTACGGCGTCATCGGCCGCAAGGCCGGCAGCGTCAACGGCTTCGACTATTCCGATGCGCTGCGCGGTGCCGGCTTCGCCTGGGACGCCGGCCATCTGGAGAACTGGCTGACCAACTCCAACCAGTTCGTTCCCGGCAGCTACATGAACTACCACCAGGACGACGGCGCCATCCGCAAGAGCATCGTCCAGTTCCTGGAAACCAGCGCCAAACGGTAA